In Antechinus flavipes isolate AdamAnt ecotype Samford, QLD, Australia chromosome 3, AdamAnt_v2, whole genome shotgun sequence, a genomic segment contains:
- the MFAP2 gene encoding microfibrillar-associated protein 2 isoform X1 — protein MTLSLPQLIPPFYPLLVAIFVVMRAAYLFLLCLPAGLLAQGQYDIDPDHIQYTHYGDQIDNPEYYDYQESTHRPPEEQLQYQSQQQVQQEVIPAPTHENPETEPTEPGPLDCREEQYPCTRLYSVHRPCKQCLNEVCFYSLRRMYIINKEICVRTVCAHEELLRADLCRDKFSKCGVMATSGLCQSVAASCARSCGGC, from the exons ATGACACTCTCTCTTCCCCAGCTCATCCCTCCATTTTATCCACTATTGGTTGCCATATTTGTTGTCATGAGAGCCGCCTACCTCTTCCTGTTATGTCTGCCTG CCGGGCTGCTGGCCCAGGGTCAGTATGACATTGACCCAGATCACATCCAGTATACACATTACGGGGACCAGATTG ACAATCCCGAGTACTACGATTACCAAG AGTCCACCCACCGCCCTCCAGAGGAGCAGCTGCAGTACCAGTCCCAGCAGCAGGTGCAGCAGGAAGTCATCCCGGCCCCCACCCACG AAAACCCAGAAACAGAACCCACAGAGCCCGGACCTCTAG ACTGCAGGGAGGAGCAGTACCCCTGCACCCGCCTCTACTCGGTCCACAGGCCCTGCAAACAGTGCCTCAATGAGGTCTGCTTCTACAG CCTCCGCCGAATGTACATCATCAACAAGGAAATCTGCGTGCGAACCGTCTGCGCCCATGAGGAGCTGCTCCGAG CCGACCTGTGCCGAGACAAGTTCTCCAAGTGTGGCGTAATGGCGACGAGTGGCCTGTGCCAGTCTGTGGCTGCCTCCTGTGCCAGGAGCTGTGGGGGCTGCTAG
- the MFAP2 gene encoding microfibrillar-associated protein 2 isoform X2 has translation MRAAYLFLLCLPAGLLAQGQYDIDPDHIQYTHYGDQIDNPEYYDYQESTHRPPEEQLQYQSQQQVQQEVIPAPTHENPETEPTEPGPLDCREEQYPCTRLYSVHRPCKQCLNEVCFYSLRRMYIINKEICVRTVCAHEELLRADLCRDKFSKCGVMATSGLCQSVAASCARSCGGC, from the exons ATGAGAGCCGCCTACCTCTTCCTGTTATGTCTGCCTG CCGGGCTGCTGGCCCAGGGTCAGTATGACATTGACCCAGATCACATCCAGTATACACATTACGGGGACCAGATTG ACAATCCCGAGTACTACGATTACCAAG AGTCCACCCACCGCCCTCCAGAGGAGCAGCTGCAGTACCAGTCCCAGCAGCAGGTGCAGCAGGAAGTCATCCCGGCCCCCACCCACG AAAACCCAGAAACAGAACCCACAGAGCCCGGACCTCTAG ACTGCAGGGAGGAGCAGTACCCCTGCACCCGCCTCTACTCGGTCCACAGGCCCTGCAAACAGTGCCTCAATGAGGTCTGCTTCTACAG CCTCCGCCGAATGTACATCATCAACAAGGAAATCTGCGTGCGAACCGTCTGCGCCCATGAGGAGCTGCTCCGAG CCGACCTGTGCCGAGACAAGTTCTCCAAGTGTGGCGTAATGGCGACGAGTGGCCTGTGCCAGTCTGTGGCTGCCTCCTGTGCCAGGAGCTGTGGGGGCTGCTAG